Proteins from a single region of Hordeum vulgare subsp. vulgare chromosome 6H, MorexV3_pseudomolecules_assembly, whole genome shotgun sequence:
- the LOC123402785 gene encoding uncharacterized protein LOC123402785, producing MKGCQAFGVTLLVSYLVLATRGEDVRTTKNRENIDQIRQVNETIVTDVGDVYDCIDVNLQPAFNHPLLKDHKIQMEPSSFPNGLNVKSPFLRVESEAHLSIIECPIGTIPILRNNGNDLIAGHNIDAAFTKFKQQGVAGIKNYDNVYGARATINVYEPKVKKDSKDLSATGVQIDNGPNGLEGIIVGYSVAPNLVGDSFARFHIAWDDGASNKSCYDHTCPGFVQVNHNFALGGRLQHVSVYNGKQYVIKILIFKDTKTNNWWVAYGEANIPIGYWPNSLFTYLRDKGNYTLWGGHVSGPTASSDSPQMGSGHFASEGHGKAAFIKSIQIIDENNKLVTPNENRVVVGTSDITKYTVDGYGIDKEGMHMYYGGPGNFV from the exons ATGAAAGGATGCCAAGCTTTTGGAGTGACCCTTCTCGTGTCATATCTTGTTCTAGCCACCAGAGGAGAAGATGTAAGAACTACAAAGAACAGGGAAAATATTGACCAGATTCGACAAGTTAATGAAACTATTGTG ACGGATGTTGGAGATGTCTATGACTGCATTGATGTGAATCTTCAACCAGCATTTAACCATCCATTGTTGAAAGACCACAAAATTCAG ATGGAGCCAAGTTCCTTTCCGAATGGACTAAATGTCAAGTCTCCATTCCTACGTGTCGAATCCGAAGCTCATCTATCTATCATTGAATGCCCAATTGGAACAATTCCAATACTTCGTAACAATGGAAATGATCTTATAGCAGGACACAATATTGATGCAGCGTTTACCAAGTTTAAGCAACAAGGG GTGGCAGGAATTAAAAATTATGATAATGTATATGGGGCACGAGCTACAATAAATGTTTATGAGCCAAAAGTGAAGAAAGATAGTAAAGACCTCAGTGCAACGGGGGTTCAAATTGATAATGGGCCAAATGGACTTGAAGGTATAATTGTTGGTTATTCGGTAGCTCCAAACTTGGTTGGTGATAGCTTCGCGAGGTTTCATATTGCTTGG GATGACGGCGCATCGAACAAGTCATGCTATGATCACACATGTCCTGGTTTCGTGCAAGTTAACCACAACTTTGCTCTTGGTGGAAGATTACAACATGTTTCAGTCTATAATGGGAAACAATATGTAATTAAGATCcttattttcaag GACACAAAGACAAATAATTGGTGGGTAGCGTATGGTGAAGCGAATATACCCATCGGATACTGGCCAAATTCATTATTCACTTACCTTAGGGATAAAGGTAATTACACATTATGGGGTGGGCATGTTTCGGGTCCGACGGCTTCATCTGATTCTCCGCAAATGGGTAGTGGGCATTTTGCCTCCGAAGGACATGGCAAAGCAGCTTTCATAAAAAGCATCCAAATTATTGACGAGAATAACAAGCTTGTTACTCCAAATGAGAACAGAGTCGTTGTTGGCACTAGTGATATAACAAAATACACTGTTGATGGTTATGGCATTGATAAGGAGGGCATGCATATGTATTATGGTGGACCAGGTAATTTCGTGTAA
- the LOC123402786 gene encoding photosystem II 10 kDa polypeptide, chloroplastic-like: MAASMITSPIVAPTSLPSLSRRGSSFAVVCSGGKKIKVDKPLGLGGGLTVDIDANGRKVGKKGVYQFVDKYGANVDGYSPIYTPEEWSESGDRYAGGTTGLLIWAVTLAGLLGGGALLVYNTSALAG, from the exons ATGGCAGCCTCCATGATCACCTCGCCGATTGTGGCGCCGACGAGCCTGCCGTCCCTCTCCCGCCGGGGCTCCTCCTTCGCCGTCGTCTGCAGCGGTGGCAAGAAGATCAAGGTCGACAAGCCCCTCG GACTCGGAGGCGGCTTGACCGTCGACATCGACGCCAACGGCAGGAAGGTCGGCAAGAAGGGTGTCTACCAGTTTGTTGACAAGTACGGCGCCAACGTCGACGGCTACAG CCCAATCTACACGCCAGAGGAATGGTCCGAATCTGGTGACCGCTACGCCGGTG GAACGACCGGGCTTCTTATCTGGGCCGTCACCCTCGCCGGCCTGCTCGGCGGCGGCGCCCTCCTCGTCTACAACACCAGCGCTCTCGCCGGCTAA